A single genomic interval of Oryzias latipes chromosome 3, ASM223467v1 harbors:
- the tnfaip8l3 gene encoding tumor necrosis factor alpha-induced protein 8-like protein 3, giving the protein MDSDSGEQSDGDISVGQESFNSRSLALQAQKKILSKMATMVVANMLTDDTSSEILDELYKVSREFTKSKKEAHKIIKDVIKISLKIGILYRNHQFSQEELDTVERFKKKMNQAAMTAVSFYEVEYTFDRNILSELLFECRDLLHSLVEQHLTARSHGRIDHVFNHFAHGEFLAELYGDGEEYRLSLRKICNGINKLLDEGTL; this is encoded by the coding sequence GACAGGAGAGCTTCAACTCTCGGTCCTTGGCCCTGCAAGCCCAGAAAAAGATCCTCAGCAAGATGGCGACCATGGTGGTAGCCAACATGCTGACAGATGACACCAGCAGTGAGATCCTGGATGAGCTGTACAAGGTGAGCCGGGAGTTCACCAAGAGCAAGAAAGAGGCTCACAAGATCATCAAGGATGTTATCAAGATCTCCCTGAAAATTGGCATATTGTACCGCAACCACCAGTTCAGCCAGGAAGAGCTGGACACAGTGGAGCGTTTTAAGAAGAAGATGAACCAGGCGGCCATGACGGCGGTGTCGTTCTACGAGGTGGAGTACACCTTTGACAGGAATATTTTGTCAGAGCTCCTGTTCGAGTGCAGAGACCTGCTTCACAGCCTGGTCGAGCAGCACCTGACGGCTCGCTCGCACGGGCGCATTGATCACGTTTTCAACCATTTTGCTCATGGGGAATTCCTGGCTGAGCTGTATGGGGATGGAGAGGAGTACAGACTCTCTCTGAGGAAGATCTGCAATGGAATAAACAAACTCCTGGATGAAGGAACACTTTAA